GTGGGCGTGCTGATCCAGTTCGTCGCGCCGCTCTTGCGCGCGGCCGAGGGCGGCGGATCGGCGGTGCTGATCGATGACGAGGCCGAGGCACCGTTTCTGGGCGCCTATGCCGCCTGCAAATCCGCCCAGCGCGCGCTGTTCACCGCATGGGCAACCGAACAGGCCCGCCTGCAGGACGTCCATGTGCACCGCTTCGTGCCCGCGCCGATGCCGACCGCCCATCGCGAACGGCTCTACCCGGTCGAGGACCGCTCGGTTTTGGCCGCCCCTGCGGAAGAGGCGCGCAGACTGATCACCGAACTGGCATTGGGGTAACAGGCGCAGGCCTTGCACCCCACGCCCCGGCGGACGCGCTTTACGGCCCCGTACCGCTCCACTATGCAAGAGCGGAAAGGGACGGGCAGGCATGCGCATTCTCATTACCAATGACGACGGCATCAACGCGCCGGGGCTGAAGGTGCTGGAGGCCATCGCGGCCGAGGTCGCCGGCCCCGACGGCGAGGTCTGGGTGGTCGCCCCGGCGTTCGAGCAATCGGGCGTGGCGCACAAGATTTCCTACACCCACCCGATGATGATCGCCGAACTGGGGCCCCGCCGGTTCGCCGCCGAAGGCTCCCCCGCCGATTGCGTGCTGGCCGGCCTGTACGACGTGATGACCGATGCCCGGCCCGATCTGGTTCTGTCCGGCGTCAACCGCGGCAACAACGCGGCCGAGAACGTGCTCTACTCCGGCACCATCGGCGGCGCGATGGAGGCCGCGTTGCAGGGCCTGCCCGCGATTGCCCTGTCGCAATATCTGGGTCCGCTGAATTTCGACGAACCGCTGCAATTCGACGCCGCGAAAGCCCACGGGGCGGCCACGGTACGGGCGCTTGCCGACAGGGGGAACTGGGACAGCGCCGATTACCGGTTGTTCTACAACGTCAACTTCCCGCCGCTGCCCGCCGACAAGGTCAAGGGCCTGCGCGTCGGCCCGCAGGGCTATCGCCGCGACGCATCCTTCGGGGTGGAACCGCACACATCGCCCTCGGGCCGGAAATTCCTGTGGATCAAGGGCGGCGCACAGAACCTGCCCACCGCACCGGGCAGCGACGCGCAACTGAACCTTGACGGCTATATCTCGGTCACGCCGATGCGCGCCGACCTGACGGCCCATGACTGTCTTGCCGATCTGAAAGCCAAGCTGGAATGACGGACGCCGCCGAACAGAAGATGCAGTTCCTGTTCGCGATCCGCTCCAAGGGCGTGACCGACACGCGCGTGCTGCACGCGATGGAGCAGATCGACCGGGGCGTGTTCGTCCGCGGCCATTTCGCCCCCCGTGCCTATGAAGACGTGCCGCTGCCCATCGCCTGCGGCCAGACCATCAGCCAGCCCTCTATCGTGGCGATCATGACCCAGGCGCTGAACGTGCAGCCCCGCGACAAGGTGTTGGAGATCGGAACCGGGTCCGGTTATCAGGCGGCGATCCTGTCGCGGCTGGCGCGCCGGGTCTATACCGTGGAACGGCACAAGCGGCTGGCGGTCGAGGCGCAGAAGCGGTTCGACGAGCTGGGGCTGACCAATGTCACGGTCCTGACCACCGACGGGTCGCACGGCTTGCCCGAACAGGCCCCGTTCGACCGTATCCTCGTGACCGCGGCGGCAGAGGATCCGCCCGGCCCGCTCTTGGCGCAATTGCGCGTTGGCGGTATCATGATCCTGCCCGTGGGGCAGTCCGATCACGTTCAAAGGCTGATCAAGGTGACGCGCACCGAAAACGGGCTCGACTATGACGAGCTGCGACAGGTGCGTTTCGTGCCGCTGGTCGAGGGGCTCGGACAAGAGTAAATGACGCATCGAGGGCCCGGCCAAACGGGCTCCGCAAGCACGAGGATCGAGCAATGGCCAAATGTGCCCTCCCGTCCCGTCTGTCCGTTCGCGCCGTTTCCCTGACGCTGGGCCTTGCGCTTGTTGCGGGATGCTCCGACGGCTGGGACTACGATTTCCGAAATTTCGGCGGCACCCCGAATGACCCGCTGCGGCTTGAGACGGCACCGCGCCCGCAGCCCGACAGCCGCGGCGTGATTTCCTACCCCAACTACCAGGTCGCCGTGGCCCAAAGCGGCGACACGGTCACCGATGTGGCCGCCCGCGTCGGCCTGCCCGCCGCGGAACTTGCCCGCTACAACGGCATCCCCGAAAGCGCCGTGCTGCGCAGTGGCGAGATCATCGCCCTGCCGCGCCGCGTGCCCGAGGCAGCCTCCCCGGCCCGGCAGCCCGTCACCCCCGACGGCGCGATCGACATCCAGCGGCTGGCCGGCGATGCGATCGACCGGGCCGACCCGGCCACCTCTGCGAAACCGACCCAGCCGAAGGGGCAGGAACCGATCCGTCACAAGGTCGAGCGGGGCGAGACCGCCTATTCCATCGCGCGGCTTTACAATGTCACGGTGCGCGCGCTGGCCGACTGGAATGCGCTGGGGCCGGACCTGACCGTGCGCGAAGGCAAATACCTGCTGATCCCCGTCGCCGTCGGCGATCAGCGACGCGCCGCGGCCGACACAACCGAGGCACCGGGGGCGGGCTCTGCCGCGCCGGTCCCGCCCTCCTCCACCAAACCGCTGCCCAAACCGGAGGCGGCCACCAAGCCCGCCGCGCCCGCCTCTCCGAAGATGGCGACGGAGCGCACCTCCAAGGCCCGCTTTGCGATGCCGGCCGACGGCAACATCATCCGCGGCTACCAGAAGGGCAAGAACGACGGGATCGATATCTCTGCCAAGGCCGGAAGCGCGGTGCGCGCGGTGTCGGACGGCACGGTCGCCGCGATCACCCGCGACACCGACGAGGTGCCGATCCTCGTGCTGCGCCACCCCGACAACCTGTTGTCGGTCTACGCCAATATCGACGGCATCGGGGTGAAGAAGGGCGACAGCGTCAAGCGCGGCCAATCCCTGGCCAAGGTACGCGCCGGCACGCCGGCCTTCCTGCATTTCGAATTGCGCAAGGGCTTCGACAGCATCGACCCGATGCCGTACCTGACGCCGTAACGACGCGTCAGGCGTGCGGCCGCGGCCTCACTTGAAGCTGCGGCTGTCCTTGATCTGATCCCACGCCCAGACGACCTCTTGCAGGCGGTCCTCGTCGGAACGGTTGCCGCCGTTCATGTCCGGGTGCAGGTCCTTGACCAGCGACTTGTACTGCTTGCGGATCTCGGTCTTCGTCCAGTGGTCCTGCGCTTCGAGGATCTCCAGCGCCTTGCGCTCGGTCGGCGGCAGGCGCCGTGTGCCCGTCGTCGCGCGGCCGGGGTTGCGGGTGGCATTGTCGCCCAGCACCTGGTGCGGATCGTCGACGCCCAAGCGTGCCCAGGCCCGCTCCTCCTCGGACTGGCGGAAGGGTTTGGTCTCCCGCTCCCACACGCGGTCCTTGTCGATCTGGGCGGACAGTTCCTCTTCGGTGGCGCCGTTGAAGAAATTCCACTTCAGATTGTATTCGCGCACATGGTCCTTGCAGAACCACAGGTATTCATCAAGATGATCGGGCGATTTCGGGGCCCGGTACTGACCGACCTCCTGACAGCCGGGATGCTCGCATTTGCGTTGCGAGGTCTCGAAGGCACCGGACATGCCGCGCTTGCCACGCGTCCGCCGCTTCTTGTCCGCCGATACGGAGATGTCGAATCCGAAGGGATCGCTTTTCGTCATGTCCTGCACCTTTTCGACTCGGCCGTGGGAGTTTAATCTTTTGCGACGAGGAATGAAGGGGGCTGCGTGCGAAAAATGAGTGCAACTGAAGAAATCCGGGAAAAGCTGGAAGCGGCCTTCACGCCCACGCGGCTGGATGTCGAGGATGAGAGCGAGCGGCATCGCGGCCATTCCGGCTGGCGCGAGGGGGGCGAGACCCATTTCAAGGTCGAGATCGCGGCCCCGGCCTTTGCCGACATGTCCCGGATCGAACGTCACCGCGCCATCCATTCCGCCCTTGGGCCGGAGCTGATCGCCCGCATCCACGCGCTGGCCCTGACGGTCGAGGCGTAGGGGATCAGTCGTCGCGGTCCGCGGGGCCAAGGGGGCGCATCGGGCGGGGCAGGCGCGGCTCTTGCGAGGCGGGGCCAAGACGCAGCCGGGGGCTGGGCGCGATGTCGCGATGAACGGCGGCGGCGGCAGCCTCGGCGATCTGTTCGGGGCTGTCTGGGGTTTTCGCCGCGGCGGCCGTGTCCCGCCGGAACACCAGCAGGTTCTGATAGCTGGTGCTGCGGCCGGTCAGGCCCTTGCGTTCCTCACATGGCAGCGTCTCGGCCCGCAGGAATTCCCACCCCTCGGCCGCCATGGCGTTCAGCGTATCCTCGACCACATGGGCGAAGCGGTCCGCCGTGGTCTTGGCCCCGCGCACCCGCCGGCCCCGCTCTGGCGCGGGCATCACCTTGTATTCATATTTCCCCATCGCGTCCGCGTCCCCCGCTGATCCCACGGGAGAGTGCATAGCCGATCGCGGGGCGCAGGGGCAATGCGAGAGCATCGCTGGCGGCCCCGGGCAAAAGTTTCGCATGCGAAACGTGTTGTCAGGGGGTTAACGGGCGTCAGGGGGCGTCGAGGGCGGAGAGTTTCGCGGCGATGCGGGCGCGGAGGGCGGATCCATTCTGGTAGTGCCATGGCATGTGTTCGGGATCAAAGACCCGAAGCGCTGCCTCGACATGGCCCAATGCATTCTCAAGATGGGGGCGCGGGTCGGCGGTGCTATCATGCTCGGCCAGCGCCTCTTCGGCACTTGCCAGATTCGCCTGCGTCATGGCCCACTGCACCGGATGGTCCGCCTCAGTCCGCACCCGCAGCGCGGCGGTGAAGGCCGCCACCGCCCGCCCCAGCAGCGCCGCGCCCGCCGCCCCGCCGCTGCGGATGCCTTGCTCTTGCAGAGCGTTGCCGAGGTTGTTCTGCGTCATGGCCCACTGCACCGGATGCTCGGCCTCGGTAAACACCCGCAGCGCGGCGGTGTAGGCCTCCACCGCCCGCCCCAGCAGCGCCGCGCCCGCCGCCCCGCCGGTGCGGGTGCCTTGGTTGCACAGGGCGGCGCCGAGGTTGTTCTGCGTCATGGCCCAGTCCACCGGATGGTCGGCCTCGGTCCGCACACGCAGCGCGGCGGTATAGGCCTCCACCGCCTGCCCTAGCAGCACCGCGCCCGCCGCCCCTCCGGTGCGGATACCTTGCTCTATCAAGGCGGTGGCGAGGTTGTTCTGCGTCATGGCCCACTGCACCGGATGGTCGGCCTCGGTTCGCACCCGCAGCGCGGCGGTATAGGCCTCCACCGCCTGCCCCAGCAGCGCCGCGCCCTCCACCCCGCCGGTGCGGGCGCCTTGCTCTTGCAGGGCGGTGCCGAGGTTGGTCTGCGTCATGGCCCATGCCACCGGATGGTCGGCCTCGGTCCGCACCCGCAGCGCGGCAGTGTAGGCCTCCACCGCCCGCCCCAGCAGCGCCGCGCCCGCCGCCCCGCCGCTGCGGATGCCTTGCTCTTGCAGAGCGTTGCCGAGGTTGTTCTGCGTCATGGCCCACTGCACCGGATGCTCGGCCTCGGTCGGCACCCGCAGCGCGGCGGTATAGGCTTCCGCCGCCTGCCTCAGCAGCACCGCGCCCGCCGCCCCGCCCATACGGCTCGCGCGAGCTTGCAGGAACACCGCCTGATCATTCAACAGCATGGCGCGGTCAAGGTCAGACACGGCCCGGTCGAGCGTGCGGCGGTTGACTTCGATGGCCAGCCGCAAATCCATCGGGTCCCCGTAGCGCATTCCACTGCGCCAATAGGGGACTGCGACGCGCCGCAAGTCGTCAATTGACGCCACGCCCCCGGCCCGCAGATCGGCGATGCGCATCAGCTTGTCCGCCGCCGCCCCGGCGACGCGGCGCAGGATGTCCTGATCCAGCGCGGTTTGCAGCAGGGCGATGCCGCGCTGGCGCTGTGCGGCCTGTTCCGCTTCCCACGCCGCCAGCGCCTCCTCCGCCGTGGCGCTGGCCCCGTCATAATCGCCCTTGCCCGACAATGCCGCCACCCGCCGCTGCACCTCCGCCACGAATGCGTCAGTGCTGGGGTTGTCCTTGGCTTCGCGCTGCACGCGGATCGCGACCTCAACCGCGTTCCTCAAGGCGGCGAAGGCTTCACCCGGATCTGCCACATCGGCCGCCACACGACGGGCCAGTTCGATCAGGGCCGCCTCGGTCACGCCGGCCGCCTGCATCCGCGCATAGTCGCCCGTGGTCCGGATCTCGGCAATGATGCGGTCCTGCATGTCCCGTTGAAACTGGGCCATCTCGTCCAGTTTCCGGTCGATGGCCGCGCGCCAGGCACGGAACTCGGCCACCTCTTCCTCGCTCAGCCCGCAATTCAGAATGATCTTCTCGACATTGATGTCGCGCCCGGCCTTGACCGCGCAGTCCAGCCGGTCGCTCCACGCCAAGCCCTGCGACGGGATACTGAGCGATAGGACAACGGTCAGGGCAGCCCGGCGCATCTCAGTCTCCCGCCGCGTCGCCGTTGATGGTGATCGAGCCGCCGACGTTCAGGTCACGACCGGCCTTGACCGAGTTTGTCATCTCGTCGCCCCCGGCGAAGAGAATCGCGAAGGCCAGCAGGGCGAGGCCCAGCGCCCCGAGGGCATAGACGCCCTTGGGTATCTCGGTCGTCGACATGGTGACGTTGCCGCCAATGGTCATATCGCGGCCCGCGGCGAATCCGTCCTTCGCCTGAACCGGGGGCGTCGGCGCGGATTGCGGTTTCGGCGCCGCCGGTTTCTTGCGGAGTTTCAAATAGGCGCCCCACAGGCCAGATACGACGACGCAAACGCCGCCGCCGACCCAAGCAAGCGTCTTCTGGTTGTCCGGGTCGGACAGAAACTCCCAAAACGGCACGACATCCCCCAAAGCGATAACGCCCGAAGTGTGCCACAGCCCCGGCGTTCCACCAAGGGTCGTTAACGAAATGTCTCCGCTACTCCGCCGGGTGGTCGCGGCGTTCGTTGCGGCGGGATTCGCGGTGCGACAGGCCGATCAGCGCCGCGGCGATCAGGAGCGCCATGGCGGGGATCGCCAAAAGGCTGAGGTCTTCCATGTCAGTCCTCCTTCTCCAGATACTTCAGAATATAGTTCGCGCCGACATGCAGTGCCAGACCGGTAAACAGAAACGCCGCCGTCAGCGCGGTGGGGGCGAAAGTCCCCTCCACCAGCGGGCGCAGCACCGCGAAACCAAGAAAGCCGAGGCCCAAGGCGTTCAGAAACCCCGCCCGCAGCTTGATCCGCTCGTTATAGGCGGCCAGCGGGTCGCGGCGGCGCATCGCCCCCTACCCCAGCTTCTTCGCGACGATCTCGTTCACCGCCTTGGGGTTGGCCTTGCCGCCGGTGGCCTTCATCACCTGACCCACGAACCAGCCCGCCAGTTTGGGGTTCTGTTTGGCTTTCTCCACCTGCGCGGGGTTGGCGGCGATGATGTCGTCCACCGCGGCCTCGATCGCGCCAAGGTCGGTGACCTGTTTCATGCCGCGGGCCTCGACGATCTCGGCCGGGTCGCCGCCTTCGGTATAGACGATCTCGAACAAATCCTTGGCAATCTTGCCCGAGATGTCGCCCTTGGCGATCAGGTCGATGATGCCGCCCAGTTGCGCGGGGGAAACGGGGCTGTCGGTGATGTCGTGCTCTTCCTTCTTCAGGCGGCCGAAGAGTTCGTTGATCACCCAGTTGGCGGCCATCTTGCCATCGCGGCCTTGGGCGACCTCCTCGAAATAGGCGGCGGCCTCGACCTCGGCCGTCAGGACGGAGGCATCGTATTCGGTCAGGCCGAAGTCCTTCACGAAGCGGGCCTTCTTTTCGTCCGGCAGTTCGGGCAGGCTGGCGGCGATATCGTCGACCCAGCCCTGTTCGATCTCCAGCGGCAGCAGGTCGGGGCAGGGGAAATAGCGGTAGTCGTGCGCCTCCTCCTTGGACCGCATCGACCGGGTTTCGCCCTTGTCAGGGTCATAGAGGCGGGTTTCCTGATCGATCTTGCCGCCGTCCTCCACGATCGCGATCTGGCGCCGCGCCTCGTATTCGATCGCCTGCTGGATGAAGCGCATGGAGTTCATGTTCTTGATCTCGCACCGCGTGCCGAGATGGGAGAAATCGCCGGTCTCGCGGTATTTCTCATAGGCGCCGGGTTCGCAGACGCTGACATTGACGTCGGCGCGCAGGTTGCCGTTCTGCATGTTGCCGTCACAGGTGCCGAGGTACCGCATGATCTGGCGCAGCTTGCCGACATAGGCGGCGGCCTCCTCGGGGCCCCGGATATCGGGGCGGGAGACGATTTCCATCAGCGCGACGCCGGTGCGGTTGAGATCGACGAAGGACATGTTCGGATCCATGTCGTGGATCGATTTGCCGGCGTCCTGTTCCAGGTGAATGCGTTCGATCCGCACCAGACGCGCGACGCCCGGCCCCATGTCGACCAGCACTTCGCCCTCTCCCACGATGGGGTGATAAAGCTGGCTTATCTGATAGCCCTGCGGCAGGTCGGGGTAGAAATAGTTCTTTCGGTCGAAGGCGGAGAACGGATTGATCTTCGCATTCAGACCCAGCCCGGTGCGCACCGCCTGCGCCACGCAGAATTCGTTGATCACGGGCAGCATGCCGGGCATCGCGGCATCCACGAACGCCACGTTGGAATTGGGCTCCGCCCCGAACGCGGTCGAGGCGCCGGAAAACAGCTTGGAGCGGGAGGAGACCTGCGCATGCACCTCCAGCCCGATGACCAGTTCCCAGTCCTGTTTGGCACCGGCGATGACTTTGGGTTTCGGGGCTTCATAGGTCAGGTCAAGCATGGGGCGACGTCCTTCTCTGGGCGCGGGCATCTTTAGGACAGGGGAGCGGGGCGGGCAAGGGCGCGATGGGGTCTGCGCGCGGGGGGCCGCGCCCTTGGCAGGCTGCTGAAAAACCAGAACCCCCGCCGTCGCAAGAGAAGACCGTTTCTTGCAAGCAACGATGCAGCAGGGCAAGCAGGGCCGCGCCCGACCCTGGGTGGGCGCATTGGAACGCTTGTTCGGGTCAGTTTACCTCAAAGTTCCGAACGACTTACGGGATCCGCAGGGCATCGCCAATGCGCCCTCCCGCGGGGAGGGTCGGGCGCGGCACGGGCTGGTCGCCCGGACCAGCTTCGGGACGATGCTCCGAAAGGTTACGACCGTCGGCGTCGGTCGTGTGCTTTTTCAGCAGCCGGTCGGGCGCCCCGGCATGCGGACAGGGCATTGCCATTTCGGCCAAAATCCCGATAATTTCAATCGGAATTGACGCGCGAGGCAAGACTTGACCCCCCCGACCCCCCGGCTGGACATACGCAATATCGTCAAGACATTTCACGGCCGACGGGTGGTCGACGACGTCTCTTTCCAGGTGATGCCCGGGCAGGTGACCTGCCTTCTGGGGCCGTCGGGCTGCGGAAAATCGACGACGCTGCGCATCATCGCGGGCGTCGACATGCAGGACAGCGGCACCATCCACATCGATGGCAACCTTGTCTGCGACACGGTCTATCGTATCCCGCCAGAGCGGCGCTCGGTCGGGTTGATGTTTCAGGACTTTGCGCTTTTTCCGCATCTCACCGTGGCCCAGAACGTCGCCTTCGGCCTGAGTGGGCGGAAGGTGGACAAGCGGCGGCGGGTGGAAGAACTGCTGGAACGGGTGGATCTGCTGAACTACATCGACGACTTCCCGCA
The genomic region above belongs to Rhodovulum sp. P5 and contains:
- the gatB gene encoding Asp-tRNA(Asn)/Glu-tRNA(Gln) amidotransferase subunit GatB yields the protein MLDLTYEAPKPKVIAGAKQDWELVIGLEVHAQVSSRSKLFSGASTAFGAEPNSNVAFVDAAMPGMLPVINEFCVAQAVRTGLGLNAKINPFSAFDRKNYFYPDLPQGYQISQLYHPIVGEGEVLVDMGPGVARLVRIERIHLEQDAGKSIHDMDPNMSFVDLNRTGVALMEIVSRPDIRGPEEAAAYVGKLRQIMRYLGTCDGNMQNGNLRADVNVSVCEPGAYEKYRETGDFSHLGTRCEIKNMNSMRFIQQAIEYEARRQIAIVEDGGKIDQETRLYDPDKGETRSMRSKEEAHDYRYFPCPDLLPLEIEQGWVDDIAASLPELPDEKKARFVKDFGLTEYDASVLTAEVEAAAYFEEVAQGRDGKMAANWVINELFGRLKKEEHDITDSPVSPAQLGGIIDLIAKGDISGKIAKDLFEIVYTEGGDPAEIVEARGMKQVTDLGAIEAAVDDIIAANPAQVEKAKQNPKLAGWFVGQVMKATGGKANPKAVNEIVAKKLG
- the surE gene encoding 5'/3'-nucleotidase SurE, whose product is MRILITNDDGINAPGLKVLEAIAAEVAGPDGEVWVVAPAFEQSGVAHKISYTHPMMIAELGPRRFAAEGSPADCVLAGLYDVMTDARPDLVLSGVNRGNNAAENVLYSGTIGGAMEAALQGLPAIALSQYLGPLNFDEPLQFDAAKAHGAATVRALADRGNWDSADYRLFYNVNFPPLPADKVKGLRVGPQGYRRDASFGVEPHTSPSGRKFLWIKGGAQNLPTAPGSDAQLNLDGYISVTPMRADLTAHDCLADLKAKLE
- a CDS encoding tetratricopeptide repeat protein codes for the protein MRRAALTVVLSLSIPSQGLAWSDRLDCAVKAGRDINVEKIILNCGLSEEEVAEFRAWRAAIDRKLDEMAQFQRDMQDRIIAEIRTTGDYARMQAAGVTEAALIELARRVAADVADPGEAFAALRNAVEVAIRVQREAKDNPSTDAFVAEVQRRVAALSGKGDYDGASATAEEALAAWEAEQAAQRQRGIALLQTALDQDILRRVAGAAADKLMRIADLRAGGVASIDDLRRVAVPYWRSGMRYGDPMDLRLAIEVNRRTLDRAVSDLDRAMLLNDQAVFLQARASRMGGAAGAVLLRQAAEAYTAALRVPTEAEHPVQWAMTQNNLGNALQEQGIRSGGAAGAALLGRAVEAYTAALRVRTEADHPVAWAMTQTNLGTALQEQGARTGGVEGAALLGQAVEAYTAALRVRTEADHPVQWAMTQNNLATALIEQGIRTGGAAGAVLLGQAVEAYTAALRVRTEADHPVDWAMTQNNLGAALCNQGTRTGGAAGAALLGRAVEAYTAALRVFTEAEHPVQWAMTQNNLGNALQEQGIRSGGAAGAALLGRAVAAFTAALRVRTEADHPVQWAMTQANLASAEEALAEHDSTADPRPHLENALGHVEAALRVFDPEHMPWHYQNGSALRARIAAKLSALDAP
- a CDS encoding protein-L-isoaspartate(D-aspartate) O-methyltransferase, with amino-acid sequence MTDAAEQKMQFLFAIRSKGVTDTRVLHAMEQIDRGVFVRGHFAPRAYEDVPLPIACGQTISQPSIVAIMTQALNVQPRDKVLEIGTGSGYQAAILSRLARRVYTVERHKRLAVEAQKRFDELGLTNVTVLTTDGSHGLPEQAPFDRILVTAAAEDPPGPLLAQLRVGGIMILPVGQSDHVQRLIKVTRTENGLDYDELRQVRFVPLVEGLGQE
- a CDS encoding peptidoglycan DD-metalloendopeptidase family protein, whose product is MAKCALPSRLSVRAVSLTLGLALVAGCSDGWDYDFRNFGGTPNDPLRLETAPRPQPDSRGVISYPNYQVAVAQSGDTVTDVAARVGLPAAELARYNGIPESAVLRSGEIIALPRRVPEAASPARQPVTPDGAIDIQRLAGDAIDRADPATSAKPTQPKGQEPIRHKVERGETAYSIARLYNVTVRALADWNALGPDLTVREGKYLLIPVAVGDQRRAAADTTEAPGAGSAAPVPPSSTKPLPKPEAATKPAAPASPKMATERTSKARFAMPADGNIIRGYQKGKNDGIDISAKAGSAVRAVSDGTVAAITRDTDEVPILVLRHPDNLLSVYANIDGIGVKKGDSVKRGQSLAKVRAGTPAFLHFELRKGFDSIDPMPYLTP
- a CDS encoding DUF4177 domain-containing protein yields the protein MGKYEYKVMPAPERGRRVRGAKTTADRFAHVVEDTLNAMAAEGWEFLRAETLPCEERKGLTGRSTSYQNLLVFRRDTAAAAKTPDSPEQIAEAAAAAVHRDIAPSPRLRLGPASQEPRLPRPMRPLGPADRDD
- a CDS encoding DnaJ domain-containing protein, whose product is MTKSDPFGFDISVSADKKRRTRGKRGMSGAFETSQRKCEHPGCQEVGQYRAPKSPDHLDEYLWFCKDHVREYNLKWNFFNGATEEELSAQIDKDRVWERETKPFRQSEEERAWARLGVDDPHQVLGDNATRNPGRATTGTRRLPPTERKALEILEAQDHWTKTEIRKQYKSLVKDLHPDMNGGNRSDEDRLQEVVWAWDQIKDSRSFK
- a CDS encoding BolA family transcriptional regulator — translated: MSATEEIREKLEAAFTPTRLDVEDESERHRGHSGWREGGETHFKVEIAAPAFADMSRIERHRAIHSALGPELIARIHALALTVEA